The Streptomyces sp. WZ-12 genome segment GTCTTCTTCCGCAGGTCCCTCAGCACGTCCGGCTCACGCAGGGAAATGCTGGCGACGTAATCCTGCATCGCCTCGTCGACGGTCACTTGAATGCGCATGAAACCCCCGTTTCACAAATCGCGATCACGGCTGACCCGGCAGTCAATGACGGCCCGCCCACCGTGCTCTCGGGGCCGCGTTCGCGCCCAACTGGCGCACCACATACGGAACTTGCCGGTCCATGACCGGACCGCGCCCCCGGATTCCGAAAGCTAGAACGTCGAGCCGACGCTCGTCAAGCACTCCATGAACACCCGCCCCTGGATCGTTTCTTCAGCGCTCGCTCGAACAATGCGAGTAATGCCGCCGGACACCTGCACGGGAATTTTCCCCATTCCTTGCCGAACCGTCGACGTCGGCGACACCGGTGACCGGAGCGGAATGCCGGGCAACCCGCGCCCGCCTTCCCTCCCCCTTTCCCGGAGGAGGCCCCGTAGTGGATCAGGAACAGCGCGCACTGAGGGACTGCCTGGGGCAGTTCGCCTCGGGAGTGACCGTGGTGACCACCGCCGACGGTACGGCCGTCCACGGCGCCACCGTCAGCTCCTTCACCTCGGTGTCCCTCGCCCCACCGCTGATCCTGGTCTCCCTCGACCGCCGCAGCCGCACCTGTCACCGACTCGCCACGGCCCCGACCTTCGGCGTCAACGTCCTCGCGGCCGACCAGCGCGACCTCGCCCTGCTCTTCGCCGGACACGCCGGCGGACCGGCCCCGGAAATCCACTGGACCGGCGGGACGCGCGCGCCCCAACTCCCCGGCGCCGTCGCACACTTCACCTGCCGACCCTGGGCCGGCTACGACGGTGGCGACCACGTCCTCCACATCGGCGAGGTCATCGACTTCGAGGCACCCGGCGGACCTCCGCTGGTCTTCCACTCCGGAACCCTCGGCGAACTGAACCGCACACCCGGCGGCACGGTATGGGCCGGGTCGCTCGACGGCCCCGCCCACGGCTGGGCGGCCGACTTCGGCGCGCTCGCCGCGACCGGCGGCACACCGTGACCACCACAGGCCCCAACGACCGGACAAGGAGCGAAACATGACGCCACCCAACGGCGCCCCGGCATCCAACGCCCCCCAGGATCCCGGAACACGTCCACTGACCGGCCGTGAATACCTGGACAGCCTGCGCGACGACCGCGAAATCTACCTCTACGGCGAGCGGGTCAAGGACGTCACCGCCCACCCCGCCTTCCGCAACCCGGCACTGATGACGGCCCGGCTCTACGACGCCCTGCACGACCCCGCCCGGCGCGAGGTACTGACCTGCGCCACCGACACCGGCAACGGCCGCACCCACCCCTTCTTCCGCACCCCGCACACCGTGGCCGACCTCGTCGCCGACCGCGAGGCCATCGCCGCATGGGCCCGCATGACCTATGGCTGGATGGGCCGCAGCCCCGACTACAAGGCGTCCTTCCTCGGCACCCTCGGCGCCAACAGCGACTACTACACCCCCTACGAGGACAACGCCCAACGCTGGTACAAGGAATCCCAGGAGAAGGTCCTCTTCTGGAACCACGCCATCATCCACCCACCAGTGGACCGTCACCTGCCCACCGAACAGGTCCAGGACGTCTTCGTGCACGTGGAGAAGGAGACCGACAACGGCCTGGTCGTCTCCGGCGCGAAAGTAGTGGCCACCGGCTCCGCCATCACCCACTACAACTTCATCTCCCACTACGGACTGCCGCTGCGCGACCGGAAGTTCGCGCTCGTCGCCACCCTGCCGATGGGCTCGCCCGGACTGAAGCTGATCTGCCGCCCCTCCTACGCCGCGACCGCCGCCGTCATGGGCAGCCCCTTCGACCACCCCCTCTCCAGCCGACTCGACGAGAACGACACCATCTTCGTCCTCGACAAAGTCCTCATCCCCTGGGAGAACGTCTTCCTCTACGGCGACGCCGACCGCGTCAACGGCTTCGCGCCCAGGTCAGGCTTCCTGGAACGGCTCACCTTCCACGGCTGCATCCGACTCGCCGTGAAAATAGACTTCCTGGCCGGACTGCTCCTCAAGGCCGTCGAGATGACCGGCAGCAAGGACTTCCGCGGCATCCAGACCCGGGTCGGCGAGGTCCTGGCCTGGCGCAACATGTTCTGGGCGCTCAGTGACGCCGCCGCCCGCAACCCACAGCAGTGGAAGAACGGCGCGCTGCTGCCGCGTCTCGACTACGGCATGGCCTACCGCTGGTTCATGACCATCGGCTACCCGCGCATCAAGGAGATCATCCAACAGGACGTGGCCAGCGGACTGATCTACGTCAACTCCGCCGCCGAGGACTTCGCCAACCCCGAGATCCGGCCCTACCTGGACACCTACGTCCGCGGCTCCAACGGGTACGACTCCGTCAGCCGCGTCAAACTCATGAAACTGCTCTGGGACGCCGTCGGCACCGAGTTCGGCGGCCGCCACGAACTGTACGAGCGCAACTACTCGGGCAACCACGAGCAGGTACGCACCGACATCCTCCAGGCCCAGGCCGCCAGCGGCCAACTCGACGAGTACAAGGGCTTCGCCGAACGCTGCCTGGCGGAATACGACCTCGACGGCTGGACCGTCCCCGACCTCGACTCGTTCCCCGAACTGCGAGAGCAGCGCAAGCGGTTCTGGGGCTGACCCCACACGCCACGAGGGGGCTGGCCCGCCTGCACGCGGGCCAGCCCCCTCGACGCATCCCGCCACCTTCCGTCAACCGGCGCGCGGGCGCATCACCGGCCCCGACCCACCCGGTCCGGCCGCGGCGCCCAGCCCTGCCCGTGCAGCCGGGCCCGGTCCCGCAGCGCCTTCCCACTGGCCGAGCGCGCCAGTTCGGGCACCACGTGGAAGGACTGCGGCACGGCCGCCTCCTGCAGGAACCGCCGGCACCAGGCCGCCAGGTCGGCCCGCCGCAACGCACCGGAGCCGGCCACATGCGCCTCCACCGGGTCCGGGCCCAGCACCACGGCGTCCCGGACGTCCCGGTGGGCGAGCAACACCGCCTCGATATCGACCAGATACTCGCCCGAGGAGGCCCGCCCGTCCCGCCCGCGCAGCCACCAGGCGCCCGTCGCCGCGTCCCTGGCCACCAGGTCGTGCGTCGGCAGCCAACCGCCGCCCGCCAACGCCGGCCACGGCTCGTACGGATAGGGCGACGCGGGGACGTGCACCTGCAGAGCACCGGCGACCACCCGGGTGCGCACACCAGGCAGCGGCACCCCGATCACCCCGGGCCCGTACTCACCCGCCAGGTCCGTGGCGACGACGCCCGTCTCCGTCGTGCCGTACGCCTGCCCCACCCGGACCCCGTAGCGCCGGACGAACGCGCCCGCGGTCTCCACCGGCAGCACGTCGCCACCGGACACGGCCAACCGCAGCCGCGGCAGCCGCGTTCCGGCAGGGGCGTTGGCCAACTGGGCGATCTGGCGGGGGCCGCCCAACACCACGTCGGCGTCCGCCGCGGCGGCCACGACGGCCGCATCCCCGCCGGACGTCGGGAAGACCACCGTCGCGCCGGTCGCCAACGCGTGCAGCACACCCCCGATCAACGCGAACGAGCGCGCCACCGGCTCCAGGACCGCCACCCGCTCGCCACCGCGCGCCACCAACGCCAGCGCACCGATCCGCCGCACCTCGGCCAACAGGGACGACGCGGTGCGCCCCGCGGCCTTGGGTCGACCCGTGGTACCGGAGGAGAACTGCACCAGACAGTGGTCCGTGCCCGCCGGCCGGCCACCGGGCCGCCGCCGCACCAAGACCTCACACTCCGGCGCGAACCGGTCCTCGTCGCCGAGGAGTTCCCCGAGCGTGATCACGAACTGCGGGTCGCTGAGCTCCAACAGCGCCTGCCGCTCCGCGCGCGGAACCGACGGCTCCAACAGCACGACCTGCGCACCCAGGGACCACAGCGCGCACACCACCCACAACTGGGTGAAGCTGGGCGTGCCGTGCAGCGCGACCGTACTGCCCGCACGGATGCCGTGGGCGGGCAGCACACTGGACAACCACGTGGTGCGGGCGCGGAACTCCCGGAAGGACACCGCGTCGGCGCCCGCTCGTGCCCACTGCGCACGCGGGTCGCCGGCGGCGAGGAGCCCCCCGCCCCACCAGCCTCCGTCGTTCATCTTCTCTCCAGGCCGATGCCTCCCCGCCGGCGGCTACTTCTCGACGCAGAACTCGCCGACGGGCCAGCCGACATGGCGCTTGTCGGTGGCGACGTGCCCGAGCACCAGGTCGCCCCGCTTCAGCTCCGTCACGTTCAACACCGCCGCACCCGGGCCCAGGACCCGCACATGCCAGTCGTCCTGCACGATCAGGTTGACCTCGACCCCCTCGGGCGACACCGCCCGGATGCCCAACAGCGGACGCGATTCGAGCTTGATCCGCCCCACCACGATCCGGCGGGTCCGGCCGTCGGCCCCCACCGCCAACACCGCCGAGCCCGCCTTCAACTCGCTCAGGTAGTTGGTGCGGTTGTCCTGACCGAAGACGTACGAGTGCAGCGCACCCGCGTTGACCCGGAACGGACGCGTCGGCATGTAGGGCAGCGGATGGGTCTCGCTCACGCACAGGACGAACCCGTGCGCGTACGAGCCGATGAGCATCCCCTCGTCCTTCTCGAAGTGCGTGCAGGTGTCGATGCACACCCGGTCGCCCAGACCGAGGTGTTCGATCGACTCCACCGTCAGCGTGGTCAGCTCCAGGTCGGGAGTCCCCTCTCGCAGCAACTCCACGAGCCGGAAGACGTCATTGGCATCGCGCGGGGCCAGCAGGACGCCCTCCGAACCCTTCTCCAGCACGTCGACGATGACCTTCGCCTCCTCCAAGTCATCCGCCCGACACACGAGTTGACCGGGGGAGCGGTCGGCTGCCGCGATCACGATCTCCAGCGGGATCTTCGTCGGGTCCTTGAACTGCACCACCGTGTACGGCAGTGCCACCGCCGTCTCGCAGGCCAGGGTCAACGTGGGGTCGTCGACGACGTCCACCAAACCGGCCACGTCCGGCTCGCACGCCTGGTGTCGCGTCCGGAGCCGGTCGAGGCCACCGGCACCGGCGACCTCCCGCAGCACGATCAGCCCGTCCGGGGCCCCCTCGGCCGGCGGCTCCGCGCCGGCCAGGATGCGCTTGACGGTGACCGGGAGCGTGGCGAGCGTGTCGATGTCGCCGTCCACGATGCCGTCGACGCGGGCGTGCACGGCCGCGTCGACGACCGCCTCCCGCTGCTCGGCGGGAACGGTACGGAGGTCGATCCAGGCGAACTTCACAGGGCACCTGCCAATTCGGGAGAGGACTCGGACGGGCGCGCGGGACTGCTGCCGTGGACGATCGCGGCCAGGTCCCGGACCACGGACTGGGGTGAGGCACTGGTGAACACCCGGCGGCCCACGGCGAGTCCGGCGCAACCGGACGTCATCACCGCCCCCGCGAAGGCCGCCAGATCCTCCTCGGAGCCACCGCCGCCCGCGACGACGACGGGCAGCGGAGCGGACTGGACCACCTCGGCCATCCGCGCCGCCGGTGCGGCGAGCACCGTCTTGACGATGTCGACGCCGAGATCGGCCGCGACGCTGACGGCGTGCGCCACGAGCTCCGGCCGGGCGGGATCCGTCACCCGGGGACCCCGGGGGTAGACCATCGCGATCAGGGGCATGCCCCAGCGCTCGCACGCCCCGGCCACGGTTCCCAGGTCGCGCAGTTGCGCGGGCTCGGTGTCCGAACCCAGGTTGACGTGGACGCTCACCGCGTCCGCCCCCAGGCGCAGGCACTCCTCGACATCGCCGACGAGGACCTTGGCATCCACGTCCGGTCCCACGACGGTGCTCGCGCTCAGGTGCACCACGAGTCTGGTGTCCGCCAACAGACTGGGCGGTATCGTCCGGGCTCTGCCTTTGTGCACCACGACGGCGTCCGCACCGCCCGCCGCCAGGTCCGCCACCAGGCCGGGGAAATCGGCCGCGGGCACGATCGGCCCGTCGGAGACGGAGTGGTCCAGCGGGACGAACAGATACCGGCCGTCACCGGGGCGGGACAGCCGTGCCAGGCGCAGTGCTCTTCCGGTCAGCGGCATTGATGTCATGACACGCCCCCATTCGTACGCGACAGCTCTGCCTCATGACGGAACTCTCGCAAGGGCCACTGAAGAATCGAGCCAACCCGTCTCCGCAGCAGGCGCCGTCACCCCGCCCGGGACCGCGCTTCCGAACGGCCCGGCTGGTCAGCCCCGTTGACGTGCGACCGGCGGTGTCCTCGTGTGCCGAAGCGCACCGAGCGCGTGCCCCCGGTGCACGATCGGCCGCCGCCGTTGCCTCGTGGAGCGCTTCACCTCGGAGCGTCCTCCGGGGCCACATGTGCAAACCGTTTGGTCAATTCCCCAAGCATGTGCCAGATCATTTACGGATCGGCTTCGCAGCTGCAGTATGGGAGGGCTGGGTCGACGGCAGGTGAGGAGTGCCGATACCTCCGGCACTGCCGGCGTCAGTGGAGTCTCGTTGACGGCCGGGTGCGCGAGCGGTGCACCACGCGCCTGCGCGGCGACCTGGATTCCGGCCCGTGGGACGGACGCTTCGGCCAACTGCGCAGCCAGGCGTCCTCCGAAGGCTCGCTCGTCACAGTGCGCGCGGCAGCGCAAGGAGAAGACGCAAGGAGAAGAGGAGCACCGCCATGGGCATACCTGATCGTATGGACGAGAAACTGCGCGCCCTGGGCCTGGTGGCGGCACAGCGCAAGGCGACGGCGCTGTTCGCCGAGGTCGAAGCGCGGCGCCTGGTGGCGCCCGGGGCCGGCGAGCGGGAGGTCAGCGACCGGATTCGGGATCTGGCGAACGAGATGTTCGGGACGACGAAGCACTGGCACAAGCGGATCGTCCGGGCCGGCCCACACACCCTGTTCCCGTACCGCGAGAATCCGCCGGACCGGGTCATCGGGGCGGACGACATCGCCTTCGTCGACTTCGGCCCGATCTTCGAGGAGTACGAAGCGGACTTCGGCCGCACCTTCGTCTTCGGTGACGATCCGGTCAAGCACCGGCTGCGGGAGGATTTGGCGACCGTCTTCGCGGCGGGCCGGCGCGCGTTCCAGGCCGATCCCGACATCACGGGTAAGCAACTGTACGCCGAGGTGGAACAGTTGGCGTCCGGGGCCGGCTGGTCCCTGGGCGGCTGGCACGCGGGGCATCTCGTCGGGGAGTTCCCGCACGAGACGATCGACGGCGCCAAGACGGATGCGTACATCGTGCCGGACAACGACCATCCGCTCCGTCGCACCGACAGGGCGGGCTGGCGCTGCCACTGGATCCTGGAGATTCATCTGGTGGACGAGGAGCACGGATTCGGCGGCTTCTACGAGCAGTTGCTGGACCTGGCCTGACGAGAGGCCGGCGGCCGGAAAGTCGCCCACAGGCCGCCGCCGGCCTGGTCCCGACCGGTGGCGCAACCGTCTGGAGCGGGGTCAGTAGACGTCGCGGACGTAGCGTTTGTCCGCGGACAGGCGCCTGACGTAGTCGGTGGCTTCGTCGGCGTCCATGTTGCCTTGGGCGGCGGCGATGTCCTTGAGGGCCTGGTCGACGTCCTTGGCCATGCGTCCGGCGTCGCCGCAGACGTAGAAGTGGGCGCCGTCCTGGAGCCACTGCCACAGGCGGGGGCCGTGTTCGCGCATCCGGTCCTGGACGTAGACCTTGTTGCGCTGGTCGCGGGAGAAGGCGAGGTCGAGGCGGTCGAGGTGGCCGGATGCGCGGTACGCCTCCAGCTCCTCGCGGTAGTAGAAGTCGGTGGCCCGGCGCTGCTCGCCGAAGAACAGCCAGTTGGGGCCGGTGTGGCCGCGGGCCCGACGGTCTTCGAGGAAGCCGACGAAGGGCGCCACGCCGGTGCCGGGCCCGACCATGATCATGGGGGTGGCGGGGTCAGCGGGCGGTCGGAAGTTTGCCGAACGCTGCACGAAGACCTGCACCGGGCCGTCGTCGGCGTGGTCGGCGAGGTAGGTCGAGCACACGCCCTTGCCGTCGCGGCCGCGGTCGTCGGTGTAGCGGACGACGGAGACGGTGAGGCGGACCTCGCTGGGGTGCACGAGCGGGCTGGAGGATATGGAGTACAGGCGGGGCTGAAGGCGCTTGAGGACCCCCGCCCAGTCCGCCGCCGAAGCGCGGACGGGGAACGCGCCGATGACGCCGGCGGCCTGGCGGCCCCAACTCCACTTCGCGAGCGCGTCCTTGTTGTCCGGGCGCAGCAGCCGCTTCAGCTCGTGGCTGCCGGTCCGCTCGGTCACGAACCTCAGCAGGTCGGTGGTGATGTGGGTGAGGTCCAAGCGGGTGCGCAGGGCCTCATCGAGGGGGAGGGACACTCCGTCGCCGACATCGACGACTTCGTCGGGGTCCAGACCGGTGAGGGCGAGCCATTCGGCGACGAGACCGGCGCCGTTGATCG includes the following:
- a CDS encoding M24 family metallopeptidase, coding for MGIPDRMDEKLRALGLVAAQRKATALFAEVEARRLVAPGAGEREVSDRIRDLANEMFGTTKHWHKRIVRAGPHTLFPYRENPPDRVIGADDIAFVDFGPIFEEYEADFGRTFVFGDDPVKHRLREDLATVFAAGRRAFQADPDITGKQLYAEVEQLASGAGWSLGGWHAGHLVGEFPHETIDGAKTDAYIVPDNDHPLRRTDRAGWRCHWILEIHLVDEEHGFGGFYEQLLDLA
- a CDS encoding 2-amino-3,7-dideoxy-D-threo-hept-6-ulosonate synthase, with product MPLTGRALRLARLSRPGDGRYLFVPLDHSVSDGPIVPAADFPGLVADLAAGGADAVVVHKGRARTIPPSLLADTRLVVHLSASTVVGPDVDAKVLVGDVEECLRLGADAVSVHVNLGSDTEPAQLRDLGTVAGACERWGMPLIAMVYPRGPRVTDPARPELVAHAVSVAADLGVDIVKTVLAAPAARMAEVVQSAPLPVVVAGGGGSEEDLAAFAGAVMTSGCAGLAVGRRVFTSASPQSVVRDLAAIVHGSSPARPSESSPELAGAL
- a CDS encoding 3-dehydroquinate synthase II — encoded protein: MKFAWIDLRTVPAEQREAVVDAAVHARVDGIVDGDIDTLATLPVTVKRILAGAEPPAEGAPDGLIVLREVAGAGGLDRLRTRHQACEPDVAGLVDVVDDPTLTLACETAVALPYTVVQFKDPTKIPLEIVIAAADRSPGQLVCRADDLEEAKVIVDVLEKGSEGVLLAPRDANDVFRLVELLREGTPDLELTTLTVESIEHLGLGDRVCIDTCTHFEKDEGMLIGSYAHGFVLCVSETHPLPYMPTRPFRVNAGALHSYVFGQDNRTNYLSELKAGSAVLAVGADGRTRRIVVGRIKLESRPLLGIRAVSPEGVEVNLIVQDDWHVRVLGPGAAVLNVTELKRGDLVLGHVATDKRHVGWPVGEFCVEK
- a CDS encoding 4-hydroxyphenylacetate 3-hydroxylase family protein, with product MTPPNGAPASNAPQDPGTRPLTGREYLDSLRDDREIYLYGERVKDVTAHPAFRNPALMTARLYDALHDPARREVLTCATDTGNGRTHPFFRTPHTVADLVADREAIAAWARMTYGWMGRSPDYKASFLGTLGANSDYYTPYEDNAQRWYKESQEKVLFWNHAIIHPPVDRHLPTEQVQDVFVHVEKETDNGLVVSGAKVVATGSAITHYNFISHYGLPLRDRKFALVATLPMGSPGLKLICRPSYAATAAVMGSPFDHPLSSRLDENDTIFVLDKVLIPWENVFLYGDADRVNGFAPRSGFLERLTFHGCIRLAVKIDFLAGLLLKAVEMTGSKDFRGIQTRVGEVLAWRNMFWALSDAAARNPQQWKNGALLPRLDYGMAYRWFMTIGYPRIKEIIQQDVASGLIYVNSAAEDFANPEIRPYLDTYVRGSNGYDSVSRVKLMKLLWDAVGTEFGGRHELYERNYSGNHEQVRTDILQAQAASGQLDEYKGFAERCLAEYDLDGWTVPDLDSFPELREQRKRFWG
- a CDS encoding class I adenylate-forming enzyme family protein, which translates into the protein MNDGGWWGGGLLAAGDPRAQWARAGADAVSFREFRARTTWLSSVLPAHGIRAGSTVALHGTPSFTQLWVVCALWSLGAQVVLLEPSVPRAERQALLELSDPQFVITLGELLGDEDRFAPECEVLVRRRPGGRPAGTDHCLVQFSSGTTGRPKAAGRTASSLLAEVRRIGALALVARGGERVAVLEPVARSFALIGGVLHALATGATVVFPTSGGDAAVVAAAADADVVLGGPRQIAQLANAPAGTRLPRLRLAVSGGDVLPVETAGAFVRRYGVRVGQAYGTTETGVVATDLAGEYGPGVIGVPLPGVRTRVVAGALQVHVPASPYPYEPWPALAGGGWLPTHDLVARDAATGAWWLRGRDGRASSGEYLVDIEAVLLAHRDVRDAVVLGPDPVEAHVAGSGALRRADLAAWCRRFLQEAAVPQSFHVVPELARSASGKALRDRARLHGQGWAPRPDRVGRGR
- a CDS encoding flavin reductase family protein translates to MDQEQRALRDCLGQFASGVTVVTTADGTAVHGATVSSFTSVSLAPPLILVSLDRRSRTCHRLATAPTFGVNVLAADQRDLALLFAGHAGGPAPEIHWTGGTRAPQLPGAVAHFTCRPWAGYDGGDHVLHIGEVIDFEAPGGPPLVFHSGTLGELNRTPGGTVWAGSLDGPAHGWAADFGALAATGGTP